The Acidimicrobiia bacterium genome has a window encoding:
- a CDS encoding alpha/beta hydrolase, with product MPLIDPELLPFVDEVRAANAVTTAQMVESSAAFDPKGDFIAQLRSMMEPGGVFGQPLVDEAEERAIPGPAGEIPIRVFVPPTVDAVYLSIHGGAFMMGSRRSSDQVNWRIAQQCNVAVVSPEYRMAPEHGYPAGHDDCEAVAVWLLEHAAAELGSDRLLIGGESAGGHIAAVTVLRLRDRHDAADRLFGANLNCGVYDITGTPSRTLPPPENDILAAAPGAGTNAITYFDSVDNLRDPDVSPLYAELRALCPALFTVGTGDTLLDDSVFMAARWELAGNETELAVYPHGPHGVTGSPTEMGRRAQARVEDFLRAHAGASVGEPGIPARSERPMVKA from the coding sequence ATGCCGCTGATCGATCCGGAACTGCTGCCGTTCGTCGACGAGGTGCGCGCCGCCAACGCGGTGACGACCGCGCAAATGGTGGAGTCATCGGCTGCGTTCGACCCGAAGGGCGACTTCATCGCGCAACTCCGCTCGATGATGGAGCCGGGTGGCGTGTTCGGTCAGCCACTCGTCGACGAGGCGGAGGAGCGCGCGATCCCCGGCCCGGCCGGCGAGATCCCGATCCGAGTGTTCGTCCCGCCCACGGTCGATGCGGTCTACCTCTCCATCCACGGCGGCGCCTTCATGATGGGAAGCCGCCGGAGCAGCGACCAGGTGAATTGGCGTATCGCGCAGCAATGCAACGTCGCGGTGGTCAGCCCCGAGTACCGCATGGCCCCCGAGCACGGGTACCCCGCGGGTCACGACGACTGCGAAGCCGTCGCGGTGTGGCTCCTCGAACACGCCGCCGCCGAACTGGGCAGCGATCGTCTCCTCATCGGTGGCGAGAGCGCGGGCGGGCACATCGCCGCGGTCACCGTGCTGCGACTGCGCGACCGTCACGACGCAGCCGACCGGCTGTTCGGGGCCAACCTGAACTGTGGCGTGTACGACATCACGGGAACACCGAGCCGCACCCTTCCACCGCCGGAGAACGACATCCTCGCCGCCGCACCGGGCGCCGGCACCAACGCGATCACCTACTTCGACTCGGTCGACAACCTGCGCGATCCCGACGTCTCACCGCTCTATGCCGAACTTCGCGCCTTGTGCCCCGCGTTGTTCACCGTCGGTACGGGCGACACGCTGCTCGACGACAGCGTGTTCATGGCCGCACGGTGGGAGCTCGCCGGGAACGAGACCGAGCTCGCGGTGTATCCGCACGGTCCGCACGGCGTGACCGGCTCCCCCACCGAGATGGGCCGACGTGCGCAAGCGCGCGTCGAAGACTTCCTCCGCGCCCACGCAGGAGCGAGCGTGGGCGAGCCGGGTATCCCGGCTCGTAGCGAGCGACCAATGGTGAAGGCCTAG
- a CDS encoding cyclic nucleotide-binding domain-containing protein, with the protein MLKRRSSKTSSLSGSPEASWSGAAEINYVEMSFARVPIFKACSRDELMRVARVTRIREHLADDVVIHEGAKGRDFFVILEGEARVTRGGEEVATLERGDFFGELALFDPAPRNATVTAVDKLRLAVLTQPEFHDVLAEETIRDSILTGMARRLHELDSQTDQKPAN; encoded by the coding sequence ATGCTCAAGCGCCGCTCCAGCAAGACCAGCTCCCTCTCCGGATCGCCGGAGGCGTCGTGGTCCGGCGCCGCCGAGATCAACTACGTCGAGATGAGCTTCGCTCGGGTCCCGATCTTCAAGGCGTGCTCACGCGACGAGTTGATGCGGGTCGCACGCGTCACGAGGATCCGGGAGCACCTCGCCGACGACGTCGTCATCCACGAAGGCGCCAAGGGGCGCGACTTCTTCGTGATCCTCGAAGGTGAGGCGCGGGTCACGCGCGGCGGCGAGGAGGTCGCCACCCTCGAGCGCGGCGACTTCTTCGGCGAGCTTGCGCTGTTCGATCCCGCGCCGCGGAACGCCACTGTCACCGCGGTCGACAAGCTGCGGCTCGCGGTGCTCACCCAACCCGAGTTCCACGACGTGCTCGCGGAGGAGACCATCCGCGACAGCATCCTCACCGGCATGGCGCGCCGGCTGCACGAGCTCGACAGCCAAACTGATCAGAAACCGGCCAATTAG
- a CDS encoding amidase family protein yields the protein DIQTFNELFGVTKNPWALDRITGGSSGGAAAAVAAGFTSFELGTDIGGSVRIPSHCCGVYGLKPTWGVIPQRGYLDHSNGGTIDVDINVFGPIARSADDLDLLLTVLAGPDPERAVAWRLELPLAEEHSLADLDVGVWFDDPATFVDAEYGTMLRAAADRLADAGMRVHDRHPAVEFTEQMGVFATMIGGALAPTLADGSDAEVGPSHLAWLRGDMQRYDLRRVWHDWFEHHDLLLCPAMSTPAFPHDHEGTIMDRTIDVDGTTRGHIELISWLGFIGVLGLPSVAVPIGRTKSPELPVGMQVVAPWYHERRAIRAAELMADVLGGYVPPPGF from the coding sequence GACATCCAGACCTTCAACGAGCTCTTCGGCGTCACCAAGAATCCGTGGGCGCTCGACCGCATCACCGGCGGCTCGTCGGGTGGGGCGGCGGCCGCGGTGGCCGCCGGGTTCACGAGCTTCGAGCTCGGGACCGACATCGGTGGGTCGGTGCGCATCCCGTCACACTGCTGCGGTGTCTACGGACTCAAGCCCACGTGGGGCGTGATCCCGCAGCGCGGCTACCTCGATCATTCGAACGGCGGGACGATCGACGTCGATATCAACGTGTTCGGCCCGATCGCGCGCTCGGCCGACGATCTCGACCTCCTCCTCACCGTGCTCGCGGGTCCCGATCCCGAACGGGCGGTCGCGTGGCGGCTCGAGCTGCCGCTCGCGGAGGAGCACTCGCTGGCCGACCTCGACGTGGGTGTGTGGTTCGACGATCCCGCGACCTTCGTCGATGCCGAGTACGGGACGATGCTGCGCGCGGCAGCCGACCGGCTCGCCGACGCGGGCATGCGCGTGCACGACCGTCATCCTGCCGTCGAGTTCACGGAACAGATGGGTGTCTTCGCGACGATGATCGGCGGTGCCCTCGCGCCGACGCTGGCAGACGGGAGCGACGCCGAGGTCGGACCGTCGCACCTCGCATGGCTGCGCGGTGACATGCAGCGCTACGACCTTCGGCGTGTGTGGCACGACTGGTTCGAGCATCACGACCTGCTCCTGTGCCCGGCGATGTCGACGCCGGCGTTCCCACACGATCACGAAGGCACGATCATGGATCGGACCATCGACGTCGACGGGACGACGCGCGGTCACATCGAGTTGATCTCGTGGCTCGGCTTCATCGGCGTGCTCGGCTTGCCGTCGGTCGCGGTGCCGATCGGGCGTACCAAGAGTCCTGAACTGCCAGTGGGCATGCAGGTCGTCGCGCCCTGGTACCACGAGCGCCGTGCGATCCGCGCCGCGGAGTTGATGGCCGACGTGCTCGGCGGTTACGTACCTCCGCCGGGTTTCTAA
- a CDS encoding amidase family protein — MDESVATWPATKLAAAIRTGDLSSRDLLDCYLDRIDRLGGDVNAVVTLDTERARAAAAAADEATTLGGSMGPLHGLPITIKDAIATEGIRSTGGAKELADHVPTEDAPAVARLKAAGAIVFGKTNLPKWSG, encoded by the coding sequence GTGGACGAGAGCGTCGCAACGTGGCCGGCAACGAAGCTTGCGGCAGCAATTCGCACGGGAGACCTGTCGAGCCGAGACCTCCTCGATTGCTACCTCGACCGCATCGACCGCCTCGGTGGCGACGTGAACGCGGTCGTCACGCTCGATACCGAACGCGCACGAGCCGCAGCCGCCGCCGCCGACGAGGCGACGACGCTCGGCGGGAGCATGGGGCCACTTCATGGGCTGCCCATCACGATCAAGGACGCGATCGCGACCGAGGGCATCCGGTCGACCGGTGGTGCGAAGGAGCTCGCCGATCACGTGCCAACGGAAGACGCGCCTGCCGTCGCCCGCCTCAAGGCCGCGGGCGCGATCGTGTTCGGCAAGACCAACCTGCCGAAGTGGTCGGGCG
- a CDS encoding OB-fold domain-containing protein → MRAAVPVVDGWFTVGDEPHLIGAQCPACSTIVFPPREGACPNPSCDSDELAATPLSRRGRVWSYTENHYPPPPPYVTADPFEPYALAAVELADEGIVVLGQVAKGVHAADLRVGMEMQIAIEVLSHDDDDHDSLVYVWEPVP, encoded by the coding sequence ATGAGAGCTGCAGTTCCCGTGGTCGACGGCTGGTTCACGGTCGGGGACGAGCCCCACCTCATCGGTGCACAGTGTCCCGCGTGCAGCACCATCGTGTTTCCCCCGCGCGAGGGCGCGTGCCCCAACCCCTCGTGCGACTCCGACGAGCTCGCGGCCACGCCGCTGTCGCGCCGTGGCCGCGTGTGGTCGTACACGGAGAACCACTACCCGCCGCCGCCGCCCTACGTGACAGCCGATCCCTTCGAGCCGTACGCACTCGCCGCGGTCGAGCTCGCCGATGAAGGCATCGTGGTACTCGGTCAGGTGGCCAAGGGAGTGCATGCGGCCGACCTTCGTGTCGGGATGGAAATGCAGATAGCCATCGAAGTGCTGTCGCACGACGACGACGACCACGACTCACTCGTGTACGTCTGGGAGCCGGTGCCATGA
- a CDS encoding lipid-transfer protein, with amino-acid sequence MSSERDVAVLGVGMHPWGKWGNDFTDYGLVAARRALSDAALEWNDIQYVAGADTIRNGYPGFIAGATFAQKLGWTGVRVSSSYAACASGAHALHNARAQILAGFCDVALVVGADTTPKGFFAPVGGERTNDPDWLRFRVLGATNPTYFALYARRRMDVYGATSNDFALVKVKNSRHGLENPNARFRKENSADDVLASPVVADPLRLLDICATSDGGAAMIVSSVDFARSHLGSVDGVPRVKAVSTVTPRYPQTVLELPDFATDSSAAVPAPDRGFRDSIAWSAYEEAGIGPDDLSLAEVYDLSTALELDWYENIGLCGEGEAEALLRSGATTVGGRIPVNPSGGLACFGEAIPAQAIAQVCEVVWQLRGEASGRQVEGATVGVTANQGLFGHGSSVVVSR; translated from the coding sequence ATGAGCAGCGAACGAGATGTCGCAGTCCTCGGCGTGGGCATGCACCCGTGGGGTAAGTGGGGCAACGACTTCACCGACTACGGATTGGTCGCGGCGCGCCGCGCGCTGTCCGATGCTGCCCTCGAGTGGAACGACATCCAGTACGTGGCCGGGGCCGACACGATCCGCAACGGCTATCCGGGGTTCATCGCGGGCGCCACGTTCGCGCAGAAGCTCGGATGGACGGGCGTGCGCGTGTCGTCGAGCTACGCCGCGTGCGCATCCGGGGCGCACGCGCTCCACAACGCGCGCGCGCAGATCCTCGCCGGGTTCTGCGACGTCGCACTCGTCGTCGGCGCCGACACCACACCGAAGGGCTTCTTCGCGCCGGTGGGAGGCGAGCGCACGAACGACCCCGACTGGCTTCGCTTCCGCGTGCTGGGCGCCACCAACCCCACCTACTTCGCGCTGTACGCGCGCCGCCGGATGGACGTCTACGGCGCCACGAGCAACGACTTCGCGCTCGTCAAGGTGAAGAACTCCCGCCACGGGCTCGAGAACCCCAACGCGCGCTTCCGCAAGGAGAACTCGGCCGACGACGTGCTCGCCAGCCCGGTCGTCGCCGATCCACTGCGCCTGCTCGACATCTGCGCCACGTCCGACGGCGGCGCAGCGATGATCGTGTCGAGCGTCGACTTCGCGCGCAGCCACCTCGGCAGCGTCGACGGCGTTCCGCGTGTGAAGGCCGTGTCCACGGTCACGCCGCGCTATCCGCAGACCGTGCTCGAGCTCCCCGACTTCGCGACCGACTCGAGCGCGGCGGTCCCCGCGCCCGATCGCGGCTTCCGCGACTCGATCGCCTGGAGCGCGTACGAGGAAGCGGGCATCGGGCCCGACGACTTGAGCCTCGCCGAGGTCTACGACCTCTCCACCGCGCTCGAGCTCGACTGGTACGAGAACATCGGGCTCTGCGGCGAGGGTGAAGCCGAAGCGCTGCTGCGTTCCGGCGCGACCACCGTGGGCGGACGTATCCCGGTGAACCCGAGCGGCGGGCTCGCGTGCTTCGGCGAGGCGATTCCGGCGCAGGCGATCGCGCAGGTGTGCGAGGTGGTCTGGCAACTGCGGGGTGAGGCGAGCGGTCGCCAGGTCGAAGGCGCGACCGTTGGCGTCACCGCCAACCAAGGACTGTTCGGTCACGGATCGTCCGTGGTCGTGAGCAGGTAG
- a CDS encoding acetyl-CoA C-acetyltransferase, producing the protein MNRSEAYIVDAVRTPVGRRGGGLSQVHPADLGAHSIRALVERTGIDPGAVDDVIFGNVDSIGPQAGDIARTCWLVAGFPEHVPGTTVDRQCGSAQQAVHFAAQGVMSGTADLVVAGGVQNMSQIPIMSAMLAGEAYGHETPFSGSPGWNARYGDQEISQFRAAELIAEKWNISREDMEAFAVESHERALRARAEGRFGNEIVSLGDCTFDEGPREPNWEKIRSLAPLMEGGRITAAVSSQISDASAALLIAGEQAVRDHGLKPRARIHHLSVRADDPVFMLTAPIAATEYALRKAGMTRDDIDLVEINEAFASVVLAWQQESGFDLAKVNVNGGAIALGHPLGATGARLMTTLLNELERTGGRYGLQTMCEGGGQANVTIIERL; encoded by the coding sequence ATGAATAGGTCCGAGGCATACATCGTCGACGCGGTTCGCACGCCGGTCGGACGGCGCGGCGGCGGACTCTCGCAGGTCCACCCGGCCGATCTCGGCGCACATTCCATCCGCGCCCTCGTCGAGCGCACGGGCATCGACCCCGGCGCGGTCGACGACGTGATCTTCGGCAACGTCGACAGCATCGGCCCGCAAGCCGGCGACATCGCCCGCACGTGCTGGCTGGTCGCCGGTTTCCCCGAGCACGTGCCCGGCACCACCGTCGACCGGCAGTGCGGTTCGGCGCAGCAGGCCGTGCACTTCGCCGCGCAGGGCGTGATGTCGGGCACCGCCGATCTCGTCGTCGCGGGCGGCGTGCAGAACATGAGCCAGATCCCGATCATGAGCGCGATGCTCGCCGGTGAGGCCTACGGTCACGAGACTCCCTTCTCCGGGTCCCCCGGCTGGAACGCGCGCTACGGCGACCAGGAGATCTCGCAGTTCCGCGCCGCCGAACTGATCGCGGAGAAATGGAACATCTCCCGCGAAGACATGGAGGCATTCGCCGTCGAGTCACACGAGCGTGCGCTCCGGGCCCGCGCCGAGGGGCGGTTCGGAAACGAGATCGTGTCACTCGGCGACTGCACGTTCGACGAAGGGCCGCGCGAGCCGAACTGGGAGAAGATCCGTTCGCTTGCGCCGCTCATGGAAGGCGGCCGCATCACCGCGGCGGTGTCGAGCCAGATCAGCGACGCGTCCGCCGCGTTGCTGATCGCCGGCGAGCAAGCCGTCCGCGACCATGGCTTGAAGCCGCGCGCGCGCATCCACCACCTGAGCGTGCGCGCGGACGATCCCGTCTTCATGCTCACCGCGCCGATCGCCGCCACCGAGTACGCGCTCCGCAAGGCGGGGATGACCAGAGACGACATCGACCTCGTCGAGATCAACGAGGCGTTCGCGTCGGTCGTGCTCGCGTGGCAGCAGGAGAGCGGCTTCGACCTCGCGAAGGTCAACGTGAACGGCGGCGCGATCGCGCTCGGCCATCCACTTGGCGCCACCGGCGCGCGGCTCATGACCACGTTGCTCAACGAGCTCGAGCGCACGGGCGGTCGGTACGGCCTCCAGACGATGTGCGAGGGCGGCGGCCAGGCCAACGTCACCATCATCGAGCGCCTGTGA
- a CDS encoding LLM class flavin-dependent oxidoreductase → MIGIPAGTRVYGIQLPIQAQSQMIAAEWEREAGVEELARVARVADEHGYHYVGVCDHIALSEGYASRMSTFWQDCIGTLSWLAGITSHTNLLSHAYVLPYRHPLVAAKQFSTLDYLSGGRAIVGIGAGHVQPEFERLGVNFNRRGKLVDERLPLLIDALEHEWVDGFGASPRPVQQPRPPVWVAGSSPAAIKRAARLADGWLPQGPSDAAMVAMLQDARAQHGRADQPMMIGHIVPWLYVGKPAWDVPEDSLTGAPQELGEQILAGTAHGVNQIQVRFRARDCDELCDQMAAFATGVAPMLTKV, encoded by the coding sequence ATGATCGGGATCCCCGCGGGCACGCGCGTCTACGGCATCCAGCTACCGATCCAGGCGCAGAGTCAGATGATCGCGGCGGAGTGGGAGCGCGAGGCGGGCGTCGAAGAATTGGCACGCGTCGCGCGCGTAGCCGACGAGCACGGGTATCACTACGTCGGCGTGTGCGACCACATCGCGCTCAGCGAGGGCTACGCGTCGCGGATGAGCACCTTCTGGCAAGACTGCATCGGCACGCTGTCGTGGCTGGCAGGCATCACGTCACACACGAACCTGCTGTCGCACGCGTACGTGCTCCCATACCGCCACCCGCTCGTCGCGGCAAAGCAATTCTCCACACTCGACTACCTGTCGGGCGGCCGGGCCATCGTCGGGATCGGCGCCGGGCACGTGCAGCCCGAGTTCGAGCGGCTCGGCGTGAACTTCAACCGCCGCGGCAAGCTCGTCGACGAGCGGCTTCCGTTGTTGATCGACGCGCTCGAGCACGAGTGGGTCGACGGCTTCGGCGCGAGCCCGCGTCCGGTGCAACAGCCGCGGCCGCCGGTGTGGGTCGCGGGGTCGAGCCCCGCGGCGATCAAGCGCGCGGCGCGCCTCGCCGACGGCTGGCTCCCCCAAGGGCCGTCCGACGCAGCCATGGTCGCGATGTTGCAGGACGCGCGTGCACAGCACGGGCGGGCCGACCAGCCGATGATGATCGGACACATCGTGCCCTGGCTCTACGTGGGCAAGCCCGCCTGGGACGTACCGGAAGATTCACTCACCGGCGCACCGCAGGAGCTCGGCGAGCAGATCCTCGCGGGTACCGCCCACGGGGTGAACCAGATCCAGGTTCGCTTTCGCGCCCGCGACTGCGACGAACTCTGCGACCAGATGGCCGCCTTCGCCACCGGCGTCGCCCCCATGCTCACGAAAGTCTGA
- a CDS encoding glucose 1-dehydrogenase: protein MLEQFHLSDQVAIVTGAGRGIGAAIADSFGEAGADVVLTARTVAQLEETAAAIRAHGGRVLAIPGDVNDLGFLGELVDETIRELGRLDIVVNNAGGSISKAMLDTRVDDLEASFHFNVSVPFELSRIAVPHMLERGGGSIVNIGSVAGRNANRGSLTHSLTKAALAQLTRLMAAELAPRVRVNAVLPGAIETDALKGWLDSRGASAREQMERNTPMRRNGLPEDVAPAVLFLVSPAASWVTGKLIEVDGGVLGGVLPSHLPDL, encoded by the coding sequence GTGCTGGAGCAATTTCACCTGAGCGATCAGGTTGCCATCGTGACGGGCGCAGGTCGCGGGATCGGTGCCGCGATCGCCGACTCGTTTGGCGAGGCGGGTGCCGACGTGGTCCTCACGGCGCGCACCGTGGCGCAGCTGGAGGAGACCGCGGCCGCGATCCGCGCGCATGGCGGTCGCGTGCTCGCGATACCGGGCGACGTCAACGATCTCGGCTTCCTCGGGGAGCTCGTCGACGAGACCATCCGGGAGCTCGGCCGTCTCGACATCGTGGTGAACAACGCCGGTGGGTCGATCTCGAAGGCGATGCTCGACACCCGAGTGGACGACCTCGAGGCCTCGTTCCACTTCAACGTCTCCGTACCGTTCGAGCTGAGCCGCATCGCGGTGCCGCACATGCTCGAGCGCGGCGGTGGCTCGATCGTGAACATCGGGTCGGTGGCAGGGCGCAACGCGAACCGCGGCTCGCTCACCCATAGCCTCACGAAGGCCGCGCTCGCACAACTCACACGTCTGATGGCCGCCGAGCTTGCGCCGCGCGTGCGCGTGAACGCGGTGCTGCCCGGAGCGATCGAGACCGACGCGCTCAAGGGGTGGCTCGACAGCAGGGGCGCGTCGGCGCGTGAGCAGATGGAGCGAAACACGCCGATGCGCCGTAACGGTCTGCCCGAGGACGTGGCTCCTGCCGTGCTCTTCCTCGTGTCGCCCGCGGCCTCGTGGGTCACCGGCAAGCTCATCGAAGTCGACGGCGGCGTCCTCGGCGGAGTCCTCCCGAGCCACCTCCCTGACCTGTGA
- a CDS encoding NAD(P)-dependent oxidoreductase, translating to MAHIAPLTGKRILVTGATGMVGGPLAMALAAENTVFGGARFTNEKKREELVSSGATAVRVDLGSADFDEIPDDLDCVLNFAVARSNDWEADFAANVEGVALLMDRCKDVDTFFQCSTAGVYESQGQVPLSETSPLGDSHRAAGYETYSISKIAAESIVQHTATRLGIPTVIARLSVPYGDTFGWPTFQVMMIDNDIPIGVHPIGPSLYAPLHLVDIVGSLPYLLGAASVPATVVNWGGDENVAVEDWCALIGDLVGKEPLIQVDENAIPSLPIDVTRLNGLGFHSSISWQEGIRRLVATSRTAS from the coding sequence ATGGCACACATTGCACCGCTCACCGGCAAGCGCATCCTCGTCACCGGCGCCACCGGCATGGTCGGCGGACCCCTGGCGATGGCACTCGCGGCCGAGAACACAGTGTTCGGTGGCGCGCGCTTCACGAACGAGAAGAAGCGCGAAGAGCTCGTGTCCTCGGGTGCCACGGCCGTGCGCGTCGACCTGGGCTCGGCAGACTTCGACGAGATCCCGGATGATCTCGACTGCGTCTTGAACTTCGCGGTCGCGCGCAGCAACGACTGGGAGGCCGACTTCGCGGCCAACGTCGAAGGTGTCGCGCTGCTCATGGATCGGTGCAAAGACGTCGACACGTTCTTCCAGTGCTCGACCGCCGGCGTCTACGAGTCGCAGGGTCAGGTGCCGCTCTCGGAGACGTCACCGCTCGGTGACAGCCACCGCGCGGCGGGTTACGAGACGTACTCGATCAGCAAGATCGCCGCAGAGTCGATCGTGCAGCACACCGCGACCCGCCTCGGCATCCCCACCGTGATCGCTCGGCTCAGCGTCCCGTACGGCGACACCTTCGGCTGGCCGACATTCCAGGTGATGATGATCGACAACGACATCCCGATCGGCGTACATCCGATTGGACCGTCGTTGTACGCGCCGCTGCACCTGGTCGACATCGTCGGATCGCTCCCCTACCTCCTGGGGGCCGCGTCGGTGCCCGCAACGGTCGTGAACTGGGGCGGCGACGAGAACGTGGCGGTCGAAGACTGGTGCGCGCTCATCGGCGATCTCGTCGGCAAGGAGCCGCTGATCCAGGTCGACGAGAACGCGATCCCGTCGCTGCCGATCGACGTGACCCGTCTGAACGGCCTCGGCTTTCACTCGTCGATCTCGTGGCAGGAAGGCATCCGTCGTCTCGTGGCAACGAGCCGCACGGCGTCCTGA
- a CDS encoding PIG-L family deacetylase encodes MAPNPITWGILPERTLDRVLVFSPHFDDAALGAAHLLGAHPDSLVATVFGGPPPQYPDPPSEWDALGGFRAGDDVVALRREEDLAAMMVLDARPLWLEFADYQYLAPEERAALETIAAELSRVVDDERPTAVFLPMGLANPDHVSTHEAGLLVASERTDLTWFCYEDSGYKHIPGMLAWRVSKLFRSELWPTPMIVPTVVDHDRKRAAIECYQSQLAPLNRDHALGSRIGGSVPEQFWQLAPPPPGWERMREA; translated from the coding sequence GTGGCACCCAACCCGATCACGTGGGGCATCCTTCCCGAGCGAACTCTCGACCGTGTGCTGGTGTTCTCGCCACACTTCGACGACGCCGCGCTCGGCGCCGCACATTTGTTGGGCGCGCACCCGGACTCACTGGTCGCCACGGTGTTCGGGGGACCTCCGCCGCAGTATCCGGACCCGCCCTCGGAGTGGGATGCGCTCGGCGGGTTCCGAGCGGGCGACGATGTGGTTGCGTTGCGGCGCGAGGAAGATCTGGCCGCGATGATGGTGCTCGACGCGCGTCCCCTCTGGCTCGAGTTCGCCGACTACCAGTATCTCGCGCCGGAAGAACGGGCGGCGCTCGAGACGATTGCTGCGGAGCTCTCGCGCGTTGTCGACGACGAGCGGCCCACTGCGGTGTTCCTGCCGATGGGGCTCGCGAACCCCGATCACGTCTCGACCCACGAGGCCGGGCTGCTGGTGGCGTCTGAGCGGACCGACCTCACGTGGTTCTGCTACGAGGACAGCGGCTACAAGCACATCCCGGGGATGCTCGCGTGGCGGGTGTCGAAGTTGTTCCGCTCGGAACTGTGGCCCACGCCGATGATCGTGCCCACGGTGGTCGATCACGACCGCAAACGCGCCGCGATCGAGTGCTACCAATCCCAGCTCGCGCCTCTGAATCGCGACCATGCGCTGGGCTCTCGCATCGGCGGCAGCGTGCCCGAGCAGTTCTGGCAGCTCGCACCACCGCCCCCCGGCTGGGAACGCATGCGCGAGGCGTGA
- a CDS encoding NAD(P)/FAD-dependent oxidoreductase: MRIGIIGAGPGGICMGIKLRDAGIDTFTIFERAPAVGGTWFHNTYPGCACDVASALYSFSFELERDWSRPYGTQPEIRAYFEHCVTKYGLAPHLRLGNGIAAANWDNERAVWSLTTEAGEHHEVDVLIGAVGMFGNPEWPEIPGLDEFAGTVFHSARWDHDHDLTGKRVAVIGSAASAVQFVPEIAPRVEQLLVFQRTPNWVLPKADVAYTTAQLERLHTDPDALLEDRRQVWERLEGSITFSNPAAIRQAQELALQSMAIVEDPAVRAKLTPDFPHGCKRPLISNDWYPTFNRPNVELITDGIERIDGGGITTVSQTHRPVDTIVLATGFETTRYLSTIEVTGRHGRRLTDAWSDGAQAYLGVTTSGFPNLFMLYGPNTNNGSILFMIECQVAYIMRQLARLDDEALAWIDVRPDVMAVYNRSLQDDLDHVEVWNASCNNYYRGPSGRIVTQWPHTMSDYEARTAKPDDDAYETRLR; this comes from the coding sequence ATGCGGATAGGGATCATCGGCGCGGGTCCCGGCGGGATCTGTATGGGAATCAAGCTCCGTGACGCCGGCATCGACACCTTCACGATCTTCGAGCGGGCGCCGGCCGTGGGTGGCACATGGTTCCACAACACCTACCCCGGATGCGCGTGCGACGTGGCATCCGCGCTCTACTCGTTCTCGTTCGAGCTCGAACGCGACTGGTCGCGCCCGTACGGAACTCAGCCCGAGATCCGCGCCTACTTCGAACACTGCGTCACCAAGTACGGCCTCGCTCCTCACCTCCGCCTCGGCAACGGCATTGCTGCGGCGAACTGGGACAACGAGCGCGCGGTGTGGTCTCTCACGACCGAGGCCGGCGAGCACCACGAGGTCGACGTGCTCATCGGTGCGGTCGGGATGTTCGGCAATCCGGAGTGGCCCGAAATCCCGGGGTTGGACGAGTTCGCCGGCACGGTGTTCCACTCCGCGCGTTGGGACCACGACCACGACCTCACCGGCAAGCGAGTGGCGGTGATTGGCAGCGCCGCGAGCGCGGTGCAGTTCGTACCCGAGATCGCGCCCCGCGTCGAGCAGCTTCTCGTGTTCCAGCGGACGCCCAACTGGGTCCTGCCCAAGGCCGATGTCGCGTACACCACCGCGCAACTCGAGCGCTTGCACACCGACCCCGACGCGCTCCTCGAGGACCGCCGGCAGGTGTGGGAGCGCCTCGAGGGCTCTATCACGTTCTCGAACCCGGCCGCGATCCGCCAAGCCCAGGAGTTGGCACTCCAGAGCATGGCGATCGTCGAGGACCCCGCAGTGCGCGCCAAGCTCACGCCCGACTTCCCGCACGGGTGCAAGCGCCCCCTCATCTCGAACGACTGGTATCCCACGTTCAACCGTCCGAACGTCGAACTGATCACGGACGGTATCGAACGCATCGACGGCGGCGGCATCACGACAGTCTCCCAGACCCACCGACCGGTCGACACGATCGTGCTCGCGACGGGCTTCGAAACCACTCGATATCTCTCGACGATCGAGGTGACCGGGCGGCACGGGCGTCGCCTCACCGACGCGTGGAGCGACGGCGCGCAGGCCTACCTCGGCGTCACGACCTCGGGATTCCCGAACCTGTTCATGCTCTACGGCCCCAACACCAACAACGGCTCGATCCTCTTCATGATCGAATGCCAGGTCGCCTACATCATGCGCCAGCTCGCGCGCCTCGACGACGAGGCCCTGGCGTGGATCGACGTCCGACCCGACGTGATGGCCGTCTACAACCGCTCTCTCCAGGACGATCTCGATCACGTCGAGGTGTGGAACGCGAGCTGCAACAACTACTACCGCGGTCCAAGCGGACGCATCGTGACGCAATGGCCCCACACCATGTCCGACTACGAGGCGCGCACCGCGAAGCCCGACGACGACGCCTACGAGACGCGACTCCGTTAG